CCAGTTATCTTATCACTATCCACGAATTCAGCAATTAtagcatagataataaagatatctttattatctatgaattATAGGTATTTCGTGCAATATTGCAAtcgtaaaaaaatgcattatagaTTCTTGTAGATTTACAGCGGCTATTATAGGTAAAggcaattaaaaaaacaagtagagattttaataatacctatatatatatatattgtgtttaatgtttattataaatagtgatATCGATAACTGCCTTATAtgaatacttatacataatataatatactgtataagttattaaatttaaaataaataatcagttTATTGCTGTTGCTGATTTGACTGGACgattcatagaaaaataaaatatttttgttacagttgtatactcgtatataatcaaatattatagattcatattaaaaatattttttctttaagattatacctacctattttaatatttgagaaTCAcacaaattcatatttattttgatcataGGTAATTGTTAAAAATCTACACATTTAAGAAAATGAGGCGATTTGTGCATTTAATTAATGTAGTACCATTGTTGCTAAAGTAAGtaactataaatactattttatttaagaaacattatattttgttagttaaaaacaattataattttaatataccacCCCCATTgcttataatttaagaatttattttatttttataattttttattttcatattctcggtaataaaattatatttaaaagcatcaggattatttttgtttataagctAATACTTAgttatgtagtatattatgtgattaatggtattaatagaaatatagaattatttaatataaaaaaagaaattacagGACAAGTTTAGTTAGGAGCTATGTTCTGTGTTAGTAGTAATGTTTTTAatcattgtacaataataatcttttccgctattaaatatattttaatgaattcacTGTCAGACTTAAGAAATATtgctaatcatttttatttaaaacaataaaccttgtatagcttaaaatatattattttatttttaaatattttatttttatagtccacttgaattaatttatagcttttcttataaaacaataaagtatgagaactttttcattatttatggaTTATTTTCAGGACATAAGGATATTTGACTGACACAACAGTGAAATATTTCTGAATTATACTTATagatgataacattttatttataaactaatctAACCTAATCATCttagtgttttattatataagatattactTTTTTAGTCCCAATATTATGTTGGCTTAATTTTTAACCGATGTATTGATTTTGgggaaaaaaaacaacattgtaTAGCGTACCTCTTGTACGTATAGTCATTGTttcgaatataaataattaactaaatgtcTGGATGAGTCAAGTCTAGATTAGCGAGACtactgtacctataaaaaacataattagtaatgagtaatgactatagGATTTAGATTTACTTGTAGTTTTAAacactttatatttaatttatatttgccttctaatgatatattttacttttagagCCCAAAAACCAATTGCAACTAGTTCCAAACTGTTTCCTAAAGTGAAACATCGAccttattttatatcaaatcgTTCTATGTTTATACAAACTCAAGATACTCCTAATCCAAATAGCGTTAAGTTTTTACCTGGTGTTCAGGTAAGCCATGAGCATTATGCTACCAAAATATTCTATCATtaggtatgaaataaaaattgttttgtaaatacAGGTGTTGGAAAAAGGTCATACAATGGATTTTCCTAATGCTACAGCAGCGTACTGTAGTCCTTTAGCTAAAGTTTTGTTTCGTATTGAAGGGGTAAAAAGTGTCTTTTTTGGTTCGGattatattactttaacaaAAACAGACGATGATATAGAATGGATGGTTCTTAAACCTGAAATATATGCTACCATTATGGATTTTTTTGCAAGTGGTTTACCTATATTAACTGATGCTAAACCAACTAGTGATACTCGTGAGTggatttatgatttaaattttaaatttattttattaatattcttattcattttatacaattgttttttttagaaattcatgaaGATGATAATGAAACTGTGATGATGATTAAAGAACTTCTTGATAGCAGAATTAGACCAACTGTACAAGAAGATGGTGGTGATATTCTTTTTATAGTAAAACTTTTCTTTATTAAGATaactaattatttgaaaatgggCCACTAGCATATGCgtattaacaaaaaacaaataaatttgttatttgattttattatgtatataagttcTTTTAAAGGAAAATACTAATTttctctaaaaatatcaaagttgaaagttaggaaatattattttgaatttattacaaataatatttttgaaaaaataaattattctttttttaaggttttactAATTTGAATgacagtatatattttgtatttcatcatGCGGGtgcaacgtcctcttaatgacAAGGTTACACATTAATTCTAtggtttttttaagtttttatttcagAAGACTTATATCAGTGGCCATCATATTTTTggctcatattttat
This portion of the Acyrthosiphon pisum isolate AL4f chromosome A1, pea_aphid_22Mar2018_4r6ur, whole genome shotgun sequence genome encodes:
- the LOC100164871 gene encoding uncharacterized protein LOC100164871 (The RefSeq protein has 1 substitution compared to this genomic sequence); translated protein: MRRFVHLINVVPLLLKAQKPIATSSKLFPKVKHRPYFISNRSMFIQTQDTPNPNSVKFLPGVQVLEKGHTMDFPNATAAYCSPLAKVLFRIEGVKSVFFGSDYITLTKTDDDIEWMVLKPEIYATIMDFFASGLPILTDAKPTSDTQIHEDDNETVMMIKELLDSRIRPTVQEDGGDILFIGYDAGIVKLKLQGSCTSCPSSVVTLKGGVQNMLQFYIPEVIAVEQVEDEIEIRTKVEFEKFEKKLEETDEKGK